In Flavobacterium sp. CS20, a single window of DNA contains:
- a CDS encoding BCCT family transporter translates to MSKKVVRSDEKKSIFGLEVNGSVFFTSSILIIIGIALTLIFKETAETYFDKIQKTVADYGGWFFVLCVNVFLFFVIFLAFSKFGKIRLGGKDAEPEFKTLSWFAMLFSAGMGIGLLFWSIAEPINHFGNPPMAEAQTLEVAKEAMNYTFLHWGLHAWGIYALVGLALAYFTYSRGLPLTIRSVFYPFLGDKIYGLIGDIIDIFAVLATLFGLATSLGFGVQQVVAGLSHIFGISGGITTQVLLIAGITAVATLSVVLGVDKGVRVLSEWNMRIAVILLVLVVVLGSTLFIFESYLENIGNYVSSLFEISLWNESYTNTSWQNSWTVFYWGWWIAWSPFVGMFIARVSKGRTIKEFVLGVLIVPTLVTFFWITAFGSSALHDVLGGETAIVNAVGEDVATALFVFLENFPFSSILSVIGIVLIIGFFVTSSDSGSLVVDSLTSGGKIDAPVGQRIFWALAEGAVATVLLIGGGLGALQTASVATGLPFALILLIMCYSLYKGLEEEVAKEKRKIKKEEEKEYEDVVRNIIQKRNSKKE, encoded by the coding sequence ATGTCTAAAAAAGTAGTAAGAAGCGATGAAAAGAAGTCGATATTTGGATTAGAAGTCAATGGTTCTGTGTTTTTTACCTCATCAATACTCATTATAATTGGTATTGCATTAACCTTAATTTTTAAAGAAACAGCAGAGACTTATTTTGACAAAATTCAAAAAACTGTAGCTGACTACGGTGGTTGGTTTTTTGTTTTGTGTGTTAATGTGTTTTTGTTTTTTGTAATCTTTTTAGCTTTTAGCAAATTTGGTAAAATCAGGCTTGGTGGCAAAGATGCAGAGCCAGAATTTAAAACCTTATCGTGGTTTGCCATGTTGTTTAGTGCTGGTATGGGAATAGGCTTATTATTTTGGAGTATAGCCGAGCCTATTAATCACTTTGGAAACCCACCTATGGCTGAAGCTCAAACCCTTGAGGTCGCTAAAGAAGCTATGAATTATACCTTTCTACATTGGGGTTTACATGCTTGGGGAATTTATGCACTTGTTGGTTTGGCACTTGCATATTTCACCTATTCAAGAGGTTTACCACTAACTATTCGTTCGGTTTTTTACCCATTCCTAGGTGATAAAATCTATGGACTCATTGGTGATATCATAGATATATTCGCAGTTTTAGCAACCTTATTTGGTTTAGCTACATCTTTAGGTTTTGGTGTTCAACAAGTGGTCGCTGGCTTATCTCATATCTTTGGCATTAGTGGTGGTATCACTACGCAAGTATTACTTATCGCGGGAATAACAGCTGTTGCTACATTGTCGGTAGTTTTGGGTGTAGATAAAGGTGTAAGAGTGCTGAGTGAATGGAATATGCGAATTGCTGTTATCTTGTTGGTTTTAGTGGTTGTTTTAGGATCGACACTTTTCATTTTTGAAAGTTATCTTGAAAATATTGGAAATTACGTCAGTAGTTTATTTGAAATTTCTTTGTGGAATGAAAGCTATACCAACACCTCGTGGCAAAACAGTTGGACTGTGTTTTATTGGGGGTGGTGGATTGCTTGGTCTCCATTTGTCGGGATGTTTATTGCTCGGGTTTCTAAGGGACGAACCATTAAAGAATTTGTTTTGGGTGTTTTGATTGTTCCAACTTTAGTGACATTCTTTTGGATTACAGCATTTGGAAGTTCGGCTTTACACGATGTATTAGGTGGTGAAACTGCCATTGTCAATGCCGTAGGAGAAGATGTTGCCACTGCTCTATTTGTGTTTTTAGAAAACTTTCCCTTTTCCTCGATTTTGAGCGTTATAGGTATTGTTTTAATTATAGGATTTTTTGTCACATCATCAGACTCGGGTTCGCTTGTTGTTGATAGTTTGACTTCTGGAGGAAAAATAGATGCTCCTGTTGGACAACGCATTTTCTGGGCTTTGGCAGAAGGTGCCGTAGCGACAGTATTGCTCATCGGCGGTGGACTTGGGGCATTACAAACAGCTTCTGTCGCAACTGGTTTGCCTTTTGCATTAATACTTTTGATTATGTGCTATTCTTTATACAAAGGTTTAGAAGAAGAAGTTGCAAAAGAAAAACGTAAAATAAAAAAAGAAGAAGAAAAAGAATACGAAGATGTTGTGAGGAATATCATTCAAAAACGAAACTCTAAAAAAGAATAA
- the dnaK gene encoding molecular chaperone DnaK, with protein sequence MSKIIGIDLGTTNSCVSVMEGNEPTVIPNSEGKRTTPSVIAFVEGGEIKVGDPAKRQAVTNPEKTIASIKRFMGNKFSESAKEIKRVAYKVTKGENDTARVDIDGRLYSPQELSAMILQKMKKTAEEYLGQDVTEAVITVPAYFNDSQRQATKEAGEIAGLKVRRIINEPTAASLAYGLDKKSTDQKIVVFDFGGGTHDVSILELGDGVFEVLATDGDTHLGGDDVDETIIDWLAEEFKKDEGIDLRDDAMALQRLKEAAEKAKIELSSSTSTEINLPYVTATQSGPKHLVRTLSRSKFEQLISDLVKKTIAPCEKALKSAGLSKNDINEIILVGGSTRIPAVQEAVEKFFGKKPSKGVNPDEVVAIGAAIQGGVLTGDVKDVLLLDVTPLSLGIETMGGVNTKLIEANTTIPTKKSQIFSTAQDNQPSVEIHVLQGERPMAKDNKTIGRFHLDGIPPAKRGTPQIEVTFDIDANGIINVSAEDKATGKKQDIRIEASSGLTEEEIEKMKKEAEANAEADKKAKERVDKLNEADAMIFQTESQMKEFGDKLPEDKKKPIEDALGELKEAHKTGDVEKITPALDKLNEEWKKVSEEMYKAQAEAQQAQGDATDAGAQQDAKNSKDSDSKDDVEDVDFEEVK encoded by the coding sequence ATGAGTAAAATAATTGGAATTGATTTGGGAACAACCAACTCTTGCGTGTCTGTAATGGAAGGTAACGAGCCAACGGTAATACCAAATTCTGAAGGAAAACGCACAACACCATCTGTAATTGCATTTGTAGAAGGTGGCGAAATTAAGGTTGGTGACCCAGCGAAACGTCAGGCTGTAACTAACCCAGAAAAAACGATTGCTTCGATTAAAAGGTTTATGGGAAATAAGTTCTCTGAATCTGCTAAAGAAATCAAGCGTGTGGCTTATAAAGTAACAAAAGGTGAAAACGATACCGCTCGTGTTGATATTGACGGGAGATTGTATTCGCCTCAAGAATTGTCAGCTATGATTCTTCAAAAAATGAAGAAAACAGCTGAAGAATATCTTGGGCAAGATGTAACAGAAGCGGTAATTACCGTTCCTGCTTACTTTAATGACTCTCAACGTCAAGCGACAAAAGAAGCAGGTGAAATTGCTGGGCTTAAAGTAAGACGAATTATTAACGAACCTACGGCGGCTTCATTGGCTTATGGGCTTGATAAAAAAAGCACGGATCAAAAAATTGTTGTCTTTGACTTTGGTGGTGGTACACACGATGTGTCTATCCTTGAGTTAGGCGATGGCGTTTTTGAAGTGTTAGCTACCGATGGCGACACTCACCTTGGTGGTGATGATGTTGATGAAACTATCATTGACTGGTTAGCTGAAGAGTTTAAAAAAGATGAGGGTATTGATTTAAGAGATGATGCAATGGCACTTCAACGCTTGAAAGAAGCGGCTGAAAAAGCTAAAATAGAGTTGTCTTCTTCTACATCAACTGAAATCAACTTGCCTTATGTAACAGCAACACAAAGTGGTCCAAAACACTTGGTAAGAACTTTATCACGCTCTAAGTTTGAACAATTGATCAGCGATTTGGTTAAAAAAACCATTGCACCATGTGAAAAAGCTTTAAAATCTGCTGGATTGAGTAAAAATGATATCAACGAGATTATTCTTGTTGGTGGTTCAACTCGTATTCCTGCAGTGCAAGAAGCGGTTGAAAAATTCTTTGGTAAAAAACCAAGCAAAGGCGTAAATCCTGATGAAGTTGTTGCTATTGGTGCTGCTATTCAAGGTGGTGTTTTGACTGGAGATGTTAAGGATGTATTGCTTCTTGATGTTACACCATTGTCTCTTGGTATAGAAACTATGGGTGGCGTAAATACAAAATTGATTGAAGCCAACACAACTATACCGACTAAGAAATCACAGATTTTCTCTACGGCACAAGACAATCAGCCAAGTGTAGAAATTCACGTTTTACAAGGTGAGCGTCCGATGGCGAAAGACAACAAAACAATTGGTCGTTTTCACTTAGATGGTATTCCACCAGCAAAACGCGGTACGCCACAAATTGAAGTGACTTTTGATATTGATGCAAATGGAATTATCAATGTAAGTGCTGAAGATAAAGCCACTGGTAAGAAACAAGACATCAGAATTGAAGCGTCTTCTGGATTGACTGAAGAAGAAATAGAAAAAATGAAAAAAGAAGCTGAAGCTAATGCTGAAGCTGATAAAAAAGCTAAAGAAAGAGTTGATAAACTCAACGAAGCCGATGCTATGATTTTTCAAACAGAAAGTCAGATGAAAGAATTTGGCGATAAACTTCCAGAAGATAAGAAAAAGCCAATTGAAGATGCTCTTGGCGAATTGAAAGAAGCACACAAAACAGGTGATGTTGAAAAAATCACACCAGCACTTGATAAACTGAACGAAGAGTGGAAAAAAGTATCTGAAGAAATGTATAAAGCTCAAGCCGAAGCACAACAAGCACAAGGTGATGCAACTGATGCTGGAGCTCAACAAGATGCTAAAAACTCTAAAGATTCAGATTCAAAAGATGATGTTGAAGACGTGGACTTTGAAGAAGTCAAGTGA
- a CDS encoding universal stress protein, with translation MDTFKNILVALDLSSLDDTLIKYANYLSENFDVEKVYFVHNIKKYEISEIIEQEIKDIDLEEAINEELKEQISKVMNVNSNWELLISDDPYTESLINYISQKYHINTVLLGNKNGEKGSGLVGFKLLRILKSNVLWIPKLDSIDIKKVWVSTDFSNSSKKAFQVSSLVQDRIKAKTQAVHVFNVPLHFSPYINSSKIETKVENHVQKKFENFIKKLNYPHELETVLIAGREANATSKIRLEAKKHKISFLIVADKGANTFSSLMVGSVTEELFNRDLYVPLFITKTQQ, from the coding sequence ATGGATACTTTTAAAAACATATTAGTTGCATTAGATTTATCTAGCCTTGACGATACTTTAATTAAATATGCAAATTACCTATCAGAGAATTTTGATGTTGAAAAAGTTTATTTTGTTCATAATATCAAAAAATATGAAATTTCAGAAATTATTGAACAAGAAATAAAAGATATTGATCTTGAAGAAGCTATCAATGAAGAGCTTAAAGAACAAATCTCCAAGGTTATGAATGTAAATTCTAATTGGGAACTTTTAATTTCAGACGACCCTTATACGGAATCATTAATCAACTACATTTCTCAGAAATACCATATCAACACAGTATTGTTGGGTAACAAAAATGGAGAAAAAGGCTCAGGTCTTGTCGGGTTTAAATTACTTCGCATTCTAAAAAGCAATGTGCTTTGGATTCCAAAACTCGACAGCATTGATATTAAAAAAGTTTGGGTAAGTACAGATTTCTCAAATTCATCCAAAAAAGCATTTCAGGTCAGTAGTTTGGTTCAGGATAGAATAAAGGCTAAAACGCAAGCTGTTCACGTTTTTAATGTGCCATTACATTTTTCTCCTTATATCAATAGCTCCAAGATAGAAACCAAAGTTGAAAACCACGTCCAAAAAAAATTTGAAAATTTTATTAAAAAACTCAACTATCCTCATGAATTAGAAACGGTGTTAATTGCTGGACGCGAGGCAAATGCGACTTCTAAAATACGCTTAGAAGCTAAAAAACATAAAATATCTTTTTTGATCGTTGCTGATAAAGGCGCAAATACATTTTCAAGCCTAATGGTTGGAAGCGTAACAGAAGAACTTTTTAACCGTGACCTTTATGTGCCACTTTTTATTACAAAAACTCAACAATAA
- the rocD gene encoding ornithine--oxo-acid transaminase: MTVQDIQTSQQAIDIEEKHGAHNYHPLPVVLKEGKGVFVWDVEGKKYYDFLSAYSAVNQGHCHPKIVNAMTNQANRITLTSRAFHNNVLGVFEKYATEYFDFDKLLPMNTGAEAVETAIKICRKWAYEKKGIDEQEAKIVVFENNFHGRTTTIISFSNDEGARKNFGPYTPGFIKVNYNDTQALEEVLKSEKNIAGVLVEPIQGEAGVFTPSDEFIPQVKQLCNDHNVLFMADEIQTGIARTGALLAVCGKCNCQGHCERQDTYSRPDILILGKALSGGVYPVSAVLANNEVMNVIKPGQHGSTFGGNPVAHAVGMTALEVVKDEHLAQNARHLGQLFRDKINEYIQNSKIVNLVRGRGLLNAIVINDSEDSSTAWDICMALKDNGLLAKPTHGNIIRFAPPLVINQDQLLDCVQIITETLKGFEK; this comes from the coding sequence ATGACAGTTCAAGATATTCAAACCTCTCAACAAGCTATAGACATAGAAGAAAAGCATGGAGCACATAACTATCATCCTTTACCCGTAGTGCTTAAAGAAGGCAAAGGTGTATTTGTTTGGGATGTTGAAGGTAAGAAATATTACGATTTTTTATCAGCCTATTCAGCAGTAAACCAAGGTCATTGCCATCCAAAAATTGTCAATGCCATGACCAATCAAGCCAATCGCATTACTTTAACTTCTCGAGCTTTTCATAATAACGTGCTTGGTGTTTTTGAAAAATACGCTACAGAATATTTTGATTTTGACAAGCTCTTACCTATGAATACTGGAGCTGAAGCAGTAGAAACCGCAATAAAAATCTGTCGTAAATGGGCGTATGAAAAGAAAGGTATAGATGAGCAGGAAGCCAAAATTGTCGTTTTTGAAAACAATTTTCACGGCAGAACCACAACCATCATTTCCTTTAGCAATGATGAAGGTGCCAGAAAAAACTTTGGGCCTTATACGCCAGGATTTATCAAAGTCAATTATAACGATACTCAAGCTTTAGAAGAGGTTTTAAAATCTGAAAAAAATATAGCTGGGGTGCTTGTAGAACCTATTCAAGGTGAAGCTGGCGTTTTTACACCAAGCGATGAGTTTATCCCGCAAGTCAAGCAACTTTGTAATGACCATAATGTTTTATTTATGGCTGACGAAATTCAAACTGGTATAGCTAGAACTGGAGCTTTATTAGCGGTATGTGGTAAGTGTAATTGTCAAGGTCATTGCGAACGCCAAGATACATACTCAAGACCCGATATTTTAATTTTAGGAAAAGCCCTTTCAGGTGGAGTTTATCCTGTTTCTGCAGTTCTAGCTAATAATGAAGTGATGAATGTCATTAAACCTGGACAACATGGCTCAACCTTTGGTGGCAACCCTGTGGCTCACGCAGTTGGTATGACAGCTCTTGAAGTGGTAAAAGATGAACATCTCGCCCAAAATGCCAGACATCTCGGTCAACTGTTTAGAGATAAAATAAATGAGTATATTCAAAATTCCAAAATTGTTAATTTGGTGAGAGGTCGTGGCTTGCTTAACGCTATTGTGATTAATGATAGTGAAGATTCTTCAACCGCTTGGGACATTTGTATGGCTCTAAAAGACAACGGATTGCTGGCTAAACCTACACATGGCAACATTATTCGTTTTGCACCACCTTTGGTGATTAATCAAGATCAATTGTTAGATTGTGTACAGATTATTACGGAGACTTTAAAGGGTTTTGAGAAATAG